The bacterium genome includes a region encoding these proteins:
- a CDS encoding serine hydrolase, which translates to MKEFETYAERARVQWSVPGMAIAVVHDDAVVYAKGFGVKQLGASVPVHTHTLFQIGSTSKAFTSTLVAMLVDQGKLKWTDRVIDHDPEFAMYDAWVTREFMIQDLMVQHSGMAPYAGDLMALIGFDAAYIRRQIREMRPVSSFRSEFGYVNNLFLVASAIIERLTGTSWEENVRRRIFTPLGMAASSTGLGPFQQAADATHGHRVLDGQVRPLAMDYPFLGWVYTYAPAGGVNSTVLDMANWVRLHLARGRFGQTRLVGEANMDVVHAPRTALPPSTDAAGTSMSEAKSFYREGWLFTSARPLPIVWHNGDTNFMRAAVGLNHGGDLGVVILTNRGEVPLAEALVFELHDLYFGNPRSDWSALMYRKYEQGVEARRKAVGARPQPPAPPLSLEQYAGTFRNTVYGRATVATSGSGLSFSVGPRPARMLLAPWDRDAFLVSWPLVDAFAGDSGFARFVFGQDGKVMGVMMDAFSDVDNGLFERVAAKS; encoded by the coding sequence TTGAAAGAGTTCGAGACCTACGCCGAGCGGGCGCGTGTCCAGTGGAGTGTACCGGGCATGGCGATCGCGGTCGTGCACGACGACGCGGTCGTGTACGCTAAGGGATTCGGTGTGAAACAGCTCGGGGCGTCGGTGCCGGTGCACACGCACACGCTGTTTCAAATCGGATCCACGTCCAAGGCGTTCACGTCGACGCTCGTGGCGATGCTCGTCGACCAGGGGAAGCTCAAGTGGACCGACCGCGTGATCGACCACGACCCGGAGTTTGCGATGTACGATGCGTGGGTCACGCGGGAGTTCATGATCCAGGACCTCATGGTGCAGCACAGCGGGATGGCGCCGTATGCCGGCGATCTCATGGCGCTCATCGGATTCGACGCGGCCTACATCCGCAGGCAGATCCGCGAGATGCGCCCGGTTTCGAGCTTCCGCAGCGAGTTCGGCTACGTGAACAACCTGTTCCTCGTCGCGAGCGCGATCATCGAGCGGCTGACCGGCACGAGCTGGGAGGAGAACGTGCGCCGCCGCATCTTCACGCCCCTTGGAATGGCCGCCAGTTCGACTGGGCTCGGTCCGTTTCAACAGGCCGCGGACGCGACGCACGGTCACCGGGTTCTCGACGGCCAGGTGCGTCCGCTGGCGATGGACTATCCGTTCCTCGGCTGGGTGTACACGTACGCGCCGGCGGGCGGCGTCAACTCGACCGTATTGGACATGGCGAACTGGGTGCGCCTCCACCTCGCGCGCGGACGGTTCGGACAGACGCGGTTGGTCGGCGAGGCGAACATGGACGTCGTCCACGCCCCGCGGACGGCGCTTCCGCCGTCGACCGACGCGGCCGGCACCTCGATGTCGGAGGCCAAGTCGTTCTACCGCGAAGGGTGGCTGTTCACCAGCGCGCGCCCGCTGCCGATCGTCTGGCACAACGGGGACACGAACTTCATGCGCGCCGCGGTCGGGCTCAACCACGGCGGCGACCTCGGGGTCGTCATTTTGACCAATCGCGGCGAGGTGCCGCTGGCCGAGGCGCTGGTGTTCGAGCTGCACGACCTCTACTTCGGCAACCCGCGAAGCGACTGGAGTGCGCTCATGTATCGCAAGTACGAACAGGGGGTCGAGGCCCGCCGCAAGGCTGTGGGTGCACGGCCGCAACCGCCGGCCCCGCCGCTCTCGCTCGAGCAGTATGCGGGGACGTTCCGCAACACCGTGTACGGACGCGCCACGGTGGCCACGAGCGGCAGCGGGCTCTCGTTCTCCGTCGGGCCGAGGCCCGCCCGTATGCTCCTGGCGCCCTGGGACCGCGACGCCTTTCTCGTGTCCTGGCCGCTCGTCGATGCGTTCGCCGGTGACTCAGGATTCGCGCGGTTCGTGTTCGGCCAGGACGGCAAGGTGATGGGGGTCATGATGGACGCGTTCTCGGACGTGGACAACGGGCTGTTCGAGCGCGTCGCCGCCAAATCGTAG
- the metG gene encoding methionine--tRNA ligase, with amino-acid sequence MKTYYITTPIYYVNGDPHIGHAYTTIAADVAARFKRLSGYDVFFLTGTDEHGINIARVAERNGVSPQAWADRIADEFRRLWQVLNISNDDFIRTTEPRHRKVVQHIFERLFKQGDIYLGTYEGWYCPSCESFYPENELGPDHTCPVHTGLTLEWTAEESYLLRLSTYRDWLLQHIETHPHAVAPDSSRNEVLALLRAGLKDIAVSRTTFTWGIPVPFDPKHVVYVWIDALTNYITAAGVLDDPERFRRYWPADVHLVGKEIVRFHAVIWPIVLHAAGIAVPKQTFANGWLTLGGKKFSKSLGTVIDPAALSREIAEESGAEFGVAVDALRYFLLREIPFGADGDFSKPALIHRFNADLANDYGNLLNRSLPILERHFEGRVPPRGPEEGGDAALREVAAAVATAVEPAIDRLDFRNALEEIWRILSAGNKYLDEEAPWRSIQAGRLDRAGTVLYNTLEAVRVATVLLSPWLPTAAARAWEQLGLDAPLSSQRLPDAVRWGGLPVGTRTRPGRPIFPRIETRPAPGSRGAARTAKGGTPVGTISIDEFKKVELRVAEVLEAKRVAGADKILELRIKIGDETRSLAAGIAQHYAPEALVGRKIVVVANLEPRRVRGVESQGMLLAASHDGRVVLLGVDGDVPSGSPVS; translated from the coding sequence ATGAAGACCTACTACATCACGACGCCGATCTACTACGTGAACGGCGACCCGCACATCGGGCACGCCTACACGACGATCGCGGCCGACGTTGCGGCACGCTTCAAGCGCCTGAGCGGCTACGACGTGTTCTTCCTGACCGGCACCGATGAGCACGGCATCAACATCGCCCGAGTCGCCGAGCGGAACGGGGTGTCCCCGCAGGCGTGGGCCGACCGGATCGCGGACGAGTTCCGGCGCCTGTGGCAGGTGCTCAACATCTCGAACGACGATTTCATCCGGACGACCGAGCCCCGCCACCGCAAGGTCGTCCAGCACATCTTCGAACGCCTCTTCAAACAGGGCGATATCTATCTCGGCACCTACGAGGGCTGGTACTGCCCCTCCTGCGAGAGCTTCTACCCGGAGAACGAGCTGGGGCCGGACCATACGTGTCCGGTGCATACCGGTCTCACGCTCGAGTGGACCGCCGAGGAATCGTATCTGCTCCGCCTGTCGACGTACCGGGACTGGTTGCTCCAACACATCGAGACCCATCCCCACGCCGTCGCCCCGGACAGCTCGCGGAACGAAGTGCTCGCGCTGCTCCGCGCGGGACTCAAGGACATCGCCGTGAGCCGCACCACGTTTACGTGGGGCATCCCCGTGCCGTTTGATCCGAAGCACGTCGTCTACGTCTGGATCGACGCGCTGACGAACTACATCACCGCCGCCGGGGTGCTCGACGACCCGGAGCGATTCCGTCGCTACTGGCCCGCGGACGTCCATCTCGTGGGCAAGGAGATCGTGCGCTTCCATGCCGTGATCTGGCCGATCGTCCTGCACGCCGCGGGGATCGCCGTGCCGAAGCAAACGTTCGCCAACGGCTGGCTGACGCTCGGCGGCAAGAAGTTCAGCAAGTCGCTCGGCACCGTGATCGACCCGGCGGCCCTGTCCCGCGAGATCGCCGAGGAATCCGGCGCGGAGTTCGGGGTTGCGGTGGACGCGCTGCGATACTTCCTCCTGCGGGAGATCCCGTTCGGCGCCGACGGCGACTTCAGCAAGCCGGCGCTGATCCACCGGTTCAATGCGGATCTCGCCAACGACTACGGCAACCTGCTGAACCGGTCGCTGCCCATCCTCGAGCGGCACTTCGAGGGGCGCGTGCCGCCGCGCGGTCCCGAGGAAGGCGGGGACGCGGCGCTGCGCGAGGTCGCCGCCGCGGTCGCGACCGCGGTGGAACCGGCGATCGATCGCCTCGACTTCCGGAATGCGCTCGAAGAGATCTGGCGAATCCTGTCGGCGGGGAACAAATACCTTGACGAGGAAGCGCCGTGGCGGTCGATCCAGGCGGGCCGGTTGGATCGCGCGGGGACGGTCTTGTACAATACGCTGGAAGCCGTGCGCGTCGCGACCGTGCTCCTCTCGCCGTGGCTCCCGACCGCGGCCGCGCGGGCGTGGGAGCAGCTCGGCCTTGATGCGCCGCTTTCTTCGCAGCGGCTGCCGGACGCGGTACGCTGGGGCGGACTGCCCGTCGGCACGCGGACCCGCCCGGGCAGGCCGATCTTTCCGCGGATCGAAACCCGTCCGGCGCCCGGGAGCCGGGGCGCGGCGCGGACGGCCAAAGGAGGCACACCGGTGGGAACGATCTCGATCGACGAGTTCAAGAAGGTCGAGCTGCGGGTCGCCGAGGTCTTGGAAGCGAAGCGGGTGGCCGGCGCCGACAAGATCCTCGAGCTGCGCATCAAGATCGGCGACGAGACGCGCTCCCTCGCTGCGGGGATCGCCCAGCACTACGCGCCCGAGGCCCTGGTCGGCCGCAAGATCGTCGTCGTCGCCAACCTCGAACCGCGGCGCGTCCGCGGGGTCGAGTCGCAGGGCATGCTTCTCGCCGCGAGCCACGACGGCCGCGTCGTGCTGCTGGGCGTGGACGGCGACGTCCCGAGCGGATCACCCGTATCGTGA
- a CDS encoding cyclic-di-AMP receptor, protein MKLILAIVQEKDSRRLIDALMDAQFQTTMLASTGGFLREGNTTIIIGTDEGRVDDALAVIQKICCVREKLISPVPPVVDPVSYIVEPVKVKVGGAIVSVLNVDRSVKI, encoded by the coding sequence TTGAAGCTGATCCTCGCGATCGTCCAGGAGAAGGACTCCCGGCGTCTGATCGACGCGCTAATGGACGCGCAGTTCCAGACCACGATGCTTGCCAGCACCGGCGGGTTCCTCCGCGAGGGTAACACGACGATCATCATCGGCACCGACGAGGGCCGCGTCGACGATGCCCTTGCCGTCATCCAGAAGATCTGTTGTGTGCGGGAGAAGCTGATCAGTCCGGTGCCGCCGGTGGTGGACCCCGTATCCTACATCGTGGAACCCGTCAAGGTAAAGGTCGGAGGCGCGATCGTGTCCGTACTAAATGTGGACCGGTCGGTCAAGATCTGA
- a CDS encoding DUF2182 domain-containing protein: MATPPLGISKRPRIWLWLALLLLAAIGWTITVIQAQGMGNIADMRNMAMGPTPVTLFLPVWVSMMVAMMFPSVAPMVSLFSTVGRNQRITARSAVPTWVFLAGYLAIWSLFGLGAYLLSLAVPAVSMTAPGLRAYSPTVAGIVLVLAGLYQWSPLKGVCLQHCRSPLGFLLQSWRDGYGGAFTMGFRHGAYCVGCCWGLMVVLFAVGLMNLGWMVLLAAVIFAEKIFRHGPLIGRVAGLGLVLFGMATLTASWLGKPANMPPM, translated from the coding sequence ATGGCAACCCCACCCCTCGGGATATCCAAGCGGCCGCGGATCTGGCTCTGGCTGGCCTTGCTGCTGCTCGCCGCGATCGGCTGGACGATCACGGTGATCCAGGCCCAGGGCATGGGGAACATCGCCGATATGCGGAACATGGCAATGGGACCGACTCCGGTCACGCTCTTCTTGCCGGTCTGGGTCAGCATGATGGTGGCGATGATGTTCCCGTCAGTGGCGCCCATGGTGTCGCTCTTTTCCACCGTCGGGCGCAACCAACGCATCACCGCCAGGTCGGCGGTGCCGACTTGGGTGTTCCTGGCCGGCTATTTAGCGATCTGGAGTCTCTTTGGCCTTGGCGCCTATCTCCTGTCACTGGCGGTGCCGGCTGTGAGCATGACGGCACCCGGTCTCCGGGCGTACAGTCCGACGGTCGCAGGCATTGTGCTCGTTCTGGCCGGCCTATACCAATGGAGCCCCTTGAAAGGGGTTTGCCTGCAGCATTGCCGCTCACCCTTGGGCTTCCTGCTCCAGTCCTGGCGCGACGGCTATGGCGGCGCGTTTACCATGGGGTTTCGGCACGGCGCCTACTGCGTGGGTTGCTGCTGGGGTCTCATGGTCGTACTGTTCGCGGTAGGATTGATGAATCTGGGTTGGATGGTGCTATTGGCGGCCGTCATCTTCGCCGAGAAGATCTTCCGCCACGGCCCGCTCATCGGCCGGGTGGCCGGCCTCGGCCTTGTCCTTTTTGGCATGGCCACATTGACCGCGTCGTGGTTGGGAAAGCCGGCCAACATGCCACCTATGTGA
- a CDS encoding DUF1326 domain-containing protein, which produces MAWRLNGTYFENCNCNMVCPCSTSGLTMPADNERCRVVLVFHVASGEIEGVDVSNRTIAVLADTPRQMLEGKWRVGVFMDAAASPKQQEKLGAVFSGKLGGPMAGLAPLIGEMLGMEVVPIEYKDDGRRHRVKIGDAAEIEIEDFVPPGSPTGEVSKITGAFHPANSTLTIAKATKARVKAFGLEFSNDGKNGHSAPFSWAA; this is translated from the coding sequence ATGGCGTGGCGCCTTAACGGTACGTACTTTGAAAACTGTAACTGCAACATGGTCTGCCCCTGCAGCACCTCTGGCCTGACCATGCCCGCGGACAACGAGCGGTGCCGGGTCGTGCTCGTATTCCATGTGGCCTCAGGCGAGATCGAAGGGGTGGATGTCAGCAACCGTACCATCGCCGTGCTGGCTGACACGCCGCGCCAGATGCTCGAAGGCAAGTGGCGGGTCGGCGTGTTCATGGATGCGGCTGCCTCCCCGAAGCAACAGGAAAAACTTGGTGCCGTCTTCTCCGGGAAACTCGGTGGACCAATGGCAGGCCTTGCACCGCTCATCGGAGAGATGTTGGGGATGGAAGTGGTGCCCATTGAGTACAAGGACGACGGGCGCCGGCACCGAGTGAAGATCGGCGACGCCGCCGAGATTGAGATCGAGGACTTCGTGCCACCAGGGAGTCCGACGGGAGAGGTATCCAAAATCACAGGGGCGTTTCATCCAGCGAACTCGACGCTCACGATCGCCAAAGCGACAAAGGCGCGAGTGAAAGCCTTCGGGTTGGAGTTCTCGAACGACGGGAAGAATGGCCACTCTGCTCCGTTCTCTTGGGCCGCATGA
- a CDS encoding GNAT family N-acetyltransferase, producing MARAELVRAKRATTRFSIRELGPRTWRDFAQIVGKHNGVWGGCWCVTFHRRPGERYGTPAHNAALKERLVLAGRSHAALVYDGTQIVGWCQFGPPAELPGRMTGYGKLGLDLPDWRIPCFFVDRDRRRDGVAKAALRGALRIIAAKGGGTVDGYPISVRGKSYSSSFLWGGTESMFAEVGFSLVGRLGTSKVVMRKVVRSR from the coding sequence ATGGCGCGCGCGGAGCTGGTTAGGGCAAAGAGAGCCACGACGCGATTCTCGATCCGGGAGCTTGGGCCACGGACGTGGCGCGACTTCGCGCAAATCGTTGGGAAGCACAACGGTGTGTGGGGCGGCTGCTGGTGCGTCACTTTCCACCGCAGGCCCGGTGAGCGCTACGGAACGCCGGCGCACAACGCGGCGCTCAAGGAGAGACTTGTTCTCGCGGGTCGATCCCACGCGGCTCTCGTCTACGATGGGACCCAGATAGTGGGATGGTGTCAGTTCGGACCCCCCGCCGAACTCCCGGGCCGGATGACTGGGTACGGCAAGTTGGGCCTCGACCTGCCCGACTGGCGAATACCGTGCTTCTTCGTCGACCGCGACCGGAGGCGGGATGGAGTCGCCAAGGCCGCGCTGCGAGGGGCGCTGCGCATCATCGCGGCCAAAGGTGGGGGGACGGTCGACGGATATCCAATTTCCGTCCGCGGGAAATCGTACTCGAGTTCGTTCCTATGGGGCGGAACCGAATCGATGTTCGCCGAGGTTGGATTCAGTCTCGTCGGCCGCTTGGGCACGAGCAAAGTGGTGATGCGAAAAGTCGTTCGTAGTCGGTAA